From one Mycobacterium colombiense CECT 3035 genomic stretch:
- the qcrC gene encoding cytochrome bc1 complex diheme cytochrome c subunit: MKKLGSTRSGAAKPPQGQRDRSRRRLRRRLSGGLLLLIALTIAGGLAAILTPRPQVAVADESNSALLRTGKQLFDTSCVSCHGANLQGVPDRGPSLIGVGEEAVYFQVSTGRMPAMTGEAQAPRKEPIFDEGQVDALGAYVQANGGGPTTVRNPDGSLAMRSLRGEDLGRGGDLFRLNCSSCHNFTGKGGALSSGKFAPDLEPANEQQILAAMRTGPQNMPKFSDRQLSFEAKKDIIGYIKAVTEERQPGGYGLGGFGPAPEGMAAWIIGMVAAIGLALWIGARA; encoded by the coding sequence TTGAAGAAACTGGGATCTACCCGATCCGGTGCGGCCAAGCCGCCACAGGGGCAGCGTGACCGGTCGCGACGGCGCCTGCGCCGCCGGCTGTCCGGCGGTCTGCTGCTGCTGATCGCGCTGACCATCGCCGGCGGCCTGGCCGCCATCCTGACCCCCCGGCCGCAGGTCGCCGTCGCCGACGAGTCCAACTCGGCGCTGCTGCGCACCGGCAAGCAGCTGTTCGACACCTCGTGCGTGTCGTGCCACGGCGCCAACCTGCAGGGTGTCCCCGACCGCGGGCCGAGCCTGATCGGCGTCGGCGAGGAGGCCGTCTACTTCCAGGTGTCGACGGGCCGGATGCCGGCGATGACCGGCGAGGCGCAGGCGCCGCGCAAGGAACCGATCTTCGACGAGGGCCAGGTCGACGCGCTGGGCGCCTACGTCCAGGCCAACGGCGGCGGCCCGACCACGGTGCGCAACCCGGACGGCAGCCTGGCGATGCGCTCGCTGCGCGGCGAGGACCTGGGCCGTGGTGGCGACCTGTTCCGGCTGAACTGCTCCTCTTGCCACAACTTCACCGGTAAGGGCGGGGCCTTGTCGTCCGGCAAGTTCGCGCCGGACCTGGAGCCCGCCAACGAGCAGCAGATCCTGGCGGCCATGCGGACCGGTCCGCAGAACATGCCGAAGTTCTCCGACCGTCAGCTGTCGTTCGAGGCCAAGAAGGACATCATCGGCTACATCAAGGCGGTGACCGAGGAGCGCCAGCCGGGCGGTTACGGCCTGGGCGGATTCGGTCCCGCACCCGAGGGCATGGCCGCCTGGATCATCGGGATGGTCGCGGCCATCGGGCTGGCACTGTGGATTGGGGCACGAGCATGA
- a CDS encoding lysophospholipid acyltransferase family protein has translation MWYWLFKYVLLGPLLSLLGRPKVEGLEHVPSSGPAILASNHLAVMDSFYLPLVVRRRITFLAKAEYFTGTGLKGWFQRWFFTAVGQVPIDRTDADSAQAALNTAQQVLSQGKLLGMYPEGTRSPDGRLYKGKTGLARLALETGVPVIPVAMIGTNVVNPPGTNMLRFGRVTVRFGKPMDFSRFDGLAGNRFIERAVTDEVIYELMGLSGQEYVDIYAASLKKSGNDAADGEAARIPETAAG, from the coding sequence ATGTGGTACTGGCTATTCAAGTACGTGCTCCTCGGCCCGCTGCTGTCATTGCTGGGCCGGCCGAAAGTTGAAGGCCTAGAACACGTTCCGAGTTCGGGGCCGGCGATCCTGGCCAGCAACCATCTTGCGGTGATGGACAGCTTCTACCTTCCGCTGGTGGTGCGGCGCCGCATCACGTTCTTGGCCAAGGCGGAATACTTCACCGGCACCGGTTTGAAGGGCTGGTTCCAGCGGTGGTTCTTCACCGCCGTCGGCCAGGTGCCGATCGACCGGACGGACGCCGACAGCGCCCAGGCGGCGTTGAACACCGCGCAGCAGGTGCTGAGCCAGGGCAAGTTGCTGGGCATGTACCCCGAGGGCACGCGGTCCCCGGACGGGCGGCTCTACAAGGGCAAGACGGGGCTGGCACGGCTGGCCCTTGAGACCGGTGTTCCGGTGATCCCGGTCGCGATGATCGGCACCAACGTCGTCAACCCGCCCGGGACGAACATGCTGCGGTTCGGCCGCGTCACCGTCCGCTTCGGCAAGCCGATGGACTTCTCCCGGTTCGACGGGCTGGCCGGCAACCGCTTCATCGAGCGGGCCGTCACCGACGAGGTGATCTACGAGCTGATGGGATTGTCCGGCCAGGAATACGTCGACATCTACGCGGCGAGCCTGAAAAAGAGCGGTAACGACGCGGCCGACGGCGAGGCCGCGCGGATTCCCGAGACCGCCGCCGGTTAG
- the ripC gene encoding peptidoglycan hydrolase RipC — MRLDSRYPVARVLTRSAIGALAGFAIFSGVMTAPVWADPAEDATAKLNQLSRQAEQTTEAMHSAQLDLNDKLAAQRAADKKHTDDQAAVDAAKAHLSSYQDSVNKLAAATYMGGRVDGMEAILTAGSPQGLIDKLAVQRVMATQMASQMKSYRIAGEQAAKAERESAKSAADAKSAAEQAAAVRASLQSKQSQLQVQIAVVKSQYLSLTADQRTALANPAPPPGAPAPEALPPGAPPAQAPGEAPPAGGMPGLPGMAPGGVGGGDRATVVQAALTQVGSPYVWGGSAPGGFDCSGLVMWAFQQAGISLPHSSQALAHGGQPVSLGDLQPGDVLTFYSDASHTGIYIGDGMMIHSSTYGVPVRVAPMSAGGPIYDARRY, encoded by the coding sequence TTGAGGCTTGACTCTAGGTACCCGGTTGCGCGTGTCCTGACACGTTCGGCCATAGGGGCACTAGCTGGCTTCGCGATCTTCTCCGGCGTCATGACCGCCCCCGTGTGGGCCGACCCGGCCGAAGACGCCACGGCAAAACTCAACCAACTGTCCCGGCAGGCCGAGCAGACCACCGAGGCGATGCACAGCGCGCAGCTCGATCTGAACGACAAGCTGGCCGCCCAGCGCGCCGCGGACAAGAAGCACACCGACGACCAGGCCGCGGTCGATGCGGCCAAGGCGCACCTGTCGTCGTACCAGGACTCGGTCAACAAGCTGGCCGCCGCGACCTACATGGGCGGTCGCGTCGACGGCATGGAGGCCATCCTGACCGCGGGCTCGCCGCAGGGCCTGATCGACAAGCTGGCGGTGCAGCGGGTGATGGCCACGCAGATGGCCAGCCAGATGAAGAGCTACCGGATCGCCGGGGAGCAGGCCGCCAAGGCCGAGCGGGAATCCGCCAAGTCCGCCGCCGACGCCAAGAGCGCAGCCGAGCAGGCCGCCGCGGTCCGGGCGAGCCTGCAGTCAAAACAGAGCCAGCTGCAGGTGCAGATCGCGGTCGTCAAGTCGCAATACCTTTCTTTGACCGCAGACCAGCGCACCGCGCTGGCCAATCCCGCGCCGCCTCCCGGCGCACCGGCACCGGAAGCGTTGCCCCCGGGCGCGCCTCCCGCGCAGGCGCCGGGCGAGGCGCCGCCCGCTGGCGGAATGCCCGGATTGCCCGGCATGGCGCCCGGCGGGGTCGGCGGCGGTGACCGCGCCACCGTCGTGCAGGCCGCGCTGACCCAGGTCGGGTCGCCCTATGTATGGGGTGGCTCCGCGCCCGGCGGGTTCGACTGCTCCGGCCTGGTGATGTGGGCGTTCCAGCAGGCCGGCATCTCGCTGCCGCACTCCAGCCAGGCGCTGGCCCACGGTGGCCAGCCCGTCTCGCTGGGAGATCTGCAGCCCGGCGACGTGCTCACCTTCTACTCCGACGCCTCGCACACCGGCATCTACATCGGTGACGGCATGATGATCCACTCGTCCACCTACGGCGTGCCGGTCCGGGTGGCGCCGATGAGCGCCGGCGGCCCGATCTACGACGCGCGCCGTTACTAG
- a CDS encoding ArsA family ATPase: MSESTESRAPDPARISLFVGKGGVGKSTLACATAVGAASAGQRVLVVSTDQAHSLGDVLGVTVSPSQGEAVRVLADLETGQAEAGGGFLDALALDTLALLEARWHDVVATLDRRFPDSELSTIAPEELSALPGVQEVLGLHAVGELARSGAWDRVVVDCASTADALRMLTLPATFGLYVERAWPRHRRLSVTADDARSAAVVALLERISSSVESLSTLLTDGDLVSAHLVLTPERVVAAEAARTLGSLALMGVRVEEMIVNQVLLQDDSYEYRNLPDHPAFYWYTERIAEQQGVLDELDATIGEVALVMTPHLSGEPIGPKALSGLLDAARRRGGTAPPGPLRPTVDLESGTGLGSIYRMRLALPQLDPSALTLGRVDDDLIISAGGLRRRVRLASVLRRCTVLDAHLRGSELTVRFRPDPEVWPK; this comes from the coding sequence CTGAGTGAGTCCACTGAATCCCGAGCGCCCGACCCGGCCCGGATCAGCCTATTCGTCGGCAAAGGCGGGGTAGGGAAGTCCACCCTGGCTTGCGCCACCGCTGTCGGCGCCGCGAGCGCCGGGCAGCGGGTGCTGGTGGTCTCCACCGACCAGGCGCACTCGCTCGGTGACGTCCTGGGCGTCACCGTGTCGCCCAGTCAGGGCGAAGCGGTGCGGGTGCTCGCCGACCTCGAAACCGGGCAGGCGGAGGCCGGCGGCGGGTTTCTCGACGCGCTGGCATTGGACACTTTGGCGCTGCTCGAGGCCCGGTGGCACGACGTCGTTGCAACCCTGGACCGGCGCTTTCCCGACTCGGAGCTGAGTACCATTGCGCCCGAAGAGCTTTCGGCGCTGCCCGGTGTTCAGGAGGTGCTCGGTCTGCACGCCGTCGGCGAGCTGGCGCGCTCGGGGGCATGGGATCGTGTTGTGGTCGACTGCGCATCGACCGCCGACGCCCTGCGGATGCTGACGCTGCCCGCCACCTTCGGGCTGTATGTCGAGCGGGCGTGGCCGCGGCATCGCCGGCTGTCCGTCACCGCCGACGACGCCCGGTCGGCGGCGGTGGTCGCGTTGCTCGAGCGGATCAGCTCGAGCGTGGAGTCGCTCAGCACGTTGCTCACCGACGGCGATCTGGTCAGCGCGCACCTGGTGCTGACGCCCGAGCGGGTGGTCGCGGCCGAGGCGGCCCGCACGCTGGGATCGCTGGCGCTGATGGGGGTGCGCGTCGAAGAGATGATTGTGAATCAGGTTCTGCTGCAAGATGACTCGTACGAATACCGGAACCTGCCCGATCATCCCGCCTTCTACTGGTACACCGAGCGCATCGCCGAGCAGCAGGGGGTGCTCGACGAGCTCGACGCCACCATCGGTGAGGTGGCGCTGGTGATGACCCCGCACCTGTCCGGCGAGCCGATCGGCCCCAAGGCGCTCAGCGGGCTGCTCGACGCCGCGCGGCGGCGCGGCGGCACGGCGCCGCCCGGACCGCTGCGGCCCACCGTGGACCTCGAATCCGGGACGGGTCTAGGGTCCATCTACCGAATGCGGCTAGCGTTGCCGCAACTCGATCCGTCGGCCCTGACGTTGGGCCGCGTCGATGACGATCTGATCATCAGCGCAGGCGGTTTGCGGCGCCGGGTTAGGTTGGCATCAGTACTTCGGCGGTGCACCGTGCTGGACGCACATCTGCGGGGTAGCGAGTTGACGGTGCGTTTTCGACCAGATCCGGAGGTGTGGCCTAAGTGA
- a CDS encoding SRPBCC family protein translates to MAEKTTQTIYIEADPATVMQVIADIDSYPQWISEYKEAEVQEKDADGYPKVARIVMDATVIKDTMVMSYEWPKDRQSVSWTLVSSSLLRSLEGSYRLAGKGSGTEVTYELSVDLAMPMIGLLKRKAERRLTDTALKDLKKRVEAE, encoded by the coding sequence GTGGCGGAGAAGACGACGCAAACCATCTACATCGAAGCCGACCCGGCCACCGTGATGCAGGTGATCGCGGATATCGATTCCTACCCGCAGTGGATCTCGGAGTACAAGGAAGCCGAGGTTCAGGAGAAGGACGCCGACGGCTATCCCAAGGTCGCCCGGATCGTCATGGACGCCACGGTGATCAAGGACACGATGGTGATGTCCTACGAGTGGCCCAAGGATCGCCAGTCGGTGAGCTGGACGCTGGTGTCGAGCTCGCTGCTGCGTTCGCTCGAAGGCTCATATCGGTTGGCGGGCAAGGGATCCGGTACCGAGGTCACCTACGAACTCTCCGTCGACCTGGCTATGCCGATGATCGGCCTGCTCAAGCGCAAGGCCGAGCGCCGGTTGACCGACACCGCGCTGAAGGATCTCAAGAAACGAGTCGAGGCTGAGTGA
- the ctaE gene encoding aa3-type cytochrome oxidase subunit III, producing MTSAAGTSGTAITSRVHSLNRPNMVSVGTIVWLSSELMFFAGLFAMYFTARAQSGGKWPPPPTELNLYQAVPVTLVLIASSFTCQMGVFAAERGDVFGLRRWYVLTFLMGLFFVCGQGYEYYHLMTHGTTIPGSAYGSVFYLATGFHGLHVTGGLIAFIFLLARTAMSKFTPAQATASIVVSYYWHFVDIVWIALFAVIYFIR from the coding sequence GTGACCAGCGCTGCCGGGACTTCGGGTACTGCAATTACGTCGCGGGTGCATTCGCTGAACCGACCCAACATGGTCAGCGTCGGCACCATCGTTTGGCTTTCCAGCGAGCTGATGTTTTTTGCTGGCCTCTTCGCGATGTACTTCACCGCTCGCGCCCAATCGGGCGGCAAGTGGCCGCCGCCGCCGACCGAGCTGAACCTGTACCAGGCCGTACCGGTCACGTTGGTGCTGATCGCGTCGTCGTTCACCTGCCAGATGGGGGTGTTCGCGGCCGAGCGCGGCGACGTGTTCGGGCTGCGCCGCTGGTACGTGCTCACGTTCCTGATGGGCCTGTTCTTCGTTTGCGGCCAGGGCTACGAGTACTACCACCTGATGACGCACGGGACGACCATCCCCGGCAGCGCCTACGGCAGCGTGTTCTACCTGGCGACCGGGTTCCACGGCCTGCACGTCACCGGCGGCCTGATCGCCTTCATCTTCTTGCTGGCCCGCACCGCGATGAGCAAGTTCACGCCGGCGCAGGCTACGGCCAGCATCGTCGTCTCGTACTACTGGCATTTCGTCGACATCGTGTGGATCGCGCTGTTCGCCGTGATCTATTTCATCCGATGA
- the pimB gene encoding GDP-mannose-dependent alpha-(1-6)-phosphatidylinositol monomannoside mannosyltransferase, with the protein MSRVLLVTNDFPPRRGGIQSYLGEFVDRLVDAGPHSVTVYAPHWKGAEAYDAAARYRVVRHPGTLMLPVPAVDTRMRRLIAEEGIDTVWFGAAAPLALLAQRARGAGASRVLASTHGHEVGWSMLPVARSVLRRIGDDTDVVTFVSRYTRSRFAPAFGPRASLEYLPSGVDIDRFRPDPAGRARLRDRYGLGERPTVVCVSRLVPRKGQDMLIKALPSIRRRVDGAALVIVGGGPYEDSLRALARECGAADDVTFTGGVPAAELPTHHALADVFAMPCRTRGAGLDVEGLGIVFLEASATGVPVVAGRSGGAPETVQHNKTGLVVDGREVGEIVDAVAGLLTDRDRAAAMGAAGRDWVTAQWRWDTLAARLGALLG; encoded by the coding sequence GTGAGTCGGGTCCTGCTGGTAACCAACGACTTTCCGCCCCGCCGGGGCGGCATCCAGTCGTACCTCGGTGAGTTCGTCGACCGGCTGGTCGACGCCGGGCCGCATTCGGTGACGGTGTACGCGCCGCACTGGAAGGGCGCCGAGGCTTACGACGCGGCCGCCCGCTATCGGGTGGTGCGCCACCCCGGCACGTTGATGCTGCCCGTCCCGGCGGTCGACACCCGGATGCGGCGGCTGATCGCCGAGGAGGGCATCGACACCGTCTGGTTCGGGGCGGCCGCGCCGCTGGCGCTGCTGGCCCAGCGCGCCCGCGGGGCCGGGGCGAGCCGGGTGCTGGCCAGCACCCACGGCCACGAGGTCGGCTGGTCGATGCTCCCGGTCGCGCGCTCGGTGTTGCGCCGCATCGGCGACGACACCGACGTGGTCACGTTCGTCAGCCGCTACACCCGGTCCCGTTTCGCGCCGGCCTTCGGCCCCAGGGCGTCGCTGGAATACCTGCCCTCCGGGGTGGACATCGACCGGTTCCGGCCCGATCCGGCGGGCCGGGCGCGGTTGCGCGACCGCTACGGGTTGGGGGAGCGGCCCACGGTGGTGTGCGTGTCCCGGCTGGTGCCGCGCAAAGGCCAGGACATGCTCATCAAGGCCCTGCCGTCGATCCGGCGACGCGTCGACGGCGCCGCCCTGGTCATCGTCGGCGGCGGCCCCTATGAGGATTCGTTGCGCGCGCTGGCCCGCGAGTGCGGGGCGGCCGACGATGTCACCTTCACCGGCGGCGTGCCGGCCGCGGAGCTACCCACGCATCACGCGCTGGCCGACGTGTTCGCGATGCCCTGCCGCACCCGCGGCGCGGGGCTGGACGTCGAGGGGCTGGGCATCGTGTTCCTGGAGGCGTCGGCGACCGGCGTGCCGGTCGTCGCCGGCAGGTCGGGGGGAGCCCCGGAAACGGTGCAGCACAACAAGACCGGGCTGGTTGTCGACGGCCGAGAGGTGGGCGAGATCGTCGACGCCGTCGCCGGCCTGCTGACCGATCGCGACCGGGCCGCCGCGATGGGCGCGGCCGGGCGCGACTGGGTGACGGCCCAGTGGCGCTGGGACACCCTCGCGGCGCGGTTGGGCGCGCTGCTCGGCTGA
- a CDS encoding DUF4157 domain-containing protein, protein MLAWVFVVELLVAAAVPFDAVRESRIRPAQLVTPARSQVNASTKSITVGDRTVRLLGLGGAASDRLLSRVASTMGAAIAAVESFWGVDWPREISVVAAGTDEEFRAAAGGGPASQWADIAAVTVVDRVDPVRRVAVGQRIVFAPGAAKMSAASLRIVLAHELFHYAARADTVADAPRWLTEGVADFVGRPPARVPTDTLLPMALPTDADLDVPGAQRSLAYDRAWWFARFVADTFGPPKLRDLYLATCGIRHADMAAAGQDVLGASPAGLLTHWQQWLTH, encoded by the coding sequence CTGCTGGCCTGGGTATTCGTCGTCGAGCTGCTGGTGGCCGCGGCCGTACCGTTCGACGCCGTGCGCGAGAGCCGGATCCGGCCCGCCCAGCTGGTCACGCCCGCCCGCAGCCAAGTCAATGCGTCGACGAAGTCGATCACCGTCGGTGACCGCACCGTCCGGCTGCTGGGCCTCGGCGGGGCCGCCAGCGACCGGCTGCTGTCCAGGGTGGCCTCGACCATGGGCGCGGCGATCGCCGCGGTGGAGTCGTTCTGGGGCGTCGACTGGCCGCGCGAGATCTCGGTGGTCGCGGCCGGCACCGACGAGGAGTTCCGCGCCGCCGCCGGCGGCGGACCGGCCTCCCAGTGGGCCGACATCGCGGCGGTGACGGTCGTCGACCGCGTCGATCCCGTTCGCCGGGTTGCCGTCGGCCAGCGGATCGTGTTCGCGCCGGGCGCGGCCAAGATGAGCGCCGCATCGCTGCGAATCGTGTTGGCCCACGAGCTTTTTCACTACGCCGCGCGTGCCGACACCGTCGCGGACGCGCCCCGCTGGCTCACCGAGGGGGTGGCCGACTTCGTCGGCCGCCCACCCGCGCGGGTGCCCACCGACACGTTGTTGCCCATGGCGCTGCCCACCGACGCCGACCTGGACGTGCCCGGGGCGCAGCGCTCGCTGGCCTACGACCGCGCGTGGTGGTTCGCCCGCTTCGTCGCCGACACCTTCGGACCGCCCAAATTGCGCGACCTCTACCTGGCCACCTGCGGCATCCGGCACGCCGACATGGCCGCCGCCGGCCAGGACGTGCTGGGCGCCAGCCCGGCGGGCCTGCTCACGCACTGGCAGCAGTGGCTGACCCACTAG
- the trpD gene encoding anthranilate phosphoribosyltransferase, protein MEGSVRGGPGAPATSWPRILSRLTGGQDLARGQAAWAMDRIMAGDASPAQIAAFAVAMQVKVPTSAEVIELADVMLSHALPMPPGAIRDDTVDIVGTGGDGVNTVNLSTMAALVAAAAGVPVVKHGNRAASSLSGGADTLEALGIRIDLGPEQVARSLAEVGIGFCYAPLFHPSYRHTSAVRREIGVPTVFNLLGPLTNPARPRAGLIGCAFEELSEVMAGVFAARRSSVLVVHGDDGLDELTTTTTSTIWRVQAGTVDKLTFDPAGFGFPRADLDDLLGGDAQANAAEVRAVLAGGKGPVRDAVVLNAAGAIVAHAGLSSRAEWLPAWEDGLARACRAIDSGAAEQLLARWVRFGQQV, encoded by the coding sequence ATCGAAGGCTCCGTCCGCGGGGGCCCCGGCGCGCCCGCAACCTCGTGGCCGCGGATCCTGTCCCGCCTGACCGGCGGGCAGGACCTGGCGCGCGGGCAGGCCGCGTGGGCCATGGACCGGATCATGGCCGGCGACGCGAGCCCCGCCCAGATCGCGGCGTTCGCGGTGGCGATGCAGGTGAAGGTTCCCACCTCGGCCGAGGTCATCGAGCTGGCCGACGTCATGCTCAGCCACGCGCTGCCGATGCCGCCCGGTGCCATCCGCGACGACACCGTCGACATCGTCGGCACCGGCGGCGACGGCGTCAACACGGTGAACCTGTCCACGATGGCGGCGCTGGTGGCCGCGGCCGCGGGGGTGCCGGTGGTCAAACACGGCAACCGGGCAGCCTCGTCGTTGTCCGGCGGCGCCGACACGCTCGAGGCGCTCGGCATCCGCATCGACCTCGGCCCCGAGCAGGTCGCACGCAGCCTCGCCGAGGTCGGCATCGGGTTCTGCTACGCGCCGCTGTTCCACCCGTCCTACCGGCACACCTCCGCCGTGCGCCGCGAGATCGGTGTGCCGACGGTGTTCAATCTGCTTGGGCCGCTTACCAATCCGGCCAGGCCACGGGCCGGACTGATCGGCTGCGCGTTCGAAGAGCTCTCCGAGGTGATGGCCGGGGTGTTCGCCGCGCGCCGGTCCAGTGTGCTGGTGGTGCACGGCGACGACGGGCTCGACGAGCTGACGACGACCACCACCAGCACGATCTGGCGGGTGCAGGCCGGCACGGTGGACAAGCTGACCTTCGATCCCGCCGGATTCGGTTTCCCCCGAGCCGATCTCGACGACCTGCTCGGGGGCGACGCCCAGGCGAACGCGGCCGAGGTGCGCGCGGTGCTGGCCGGCGGCAAGGGCCCGGTGCGTGACGCCGTCGTCCTCAATGCCGCCGGCGCGATCGTCGCGCACGCCGGATTATCCAGCCGCGCTGAATGGTTGCCGGCGTGGGAGGACGGGCTGGCCCGCGCCTGCAGGGCCATCGACTCGGGTGCGGCCGAACAGCTGCTCGCGCGATGGGTGCGGTTCGGCCAGCAGGTCTGA
- a CDS encoding AMP-dependent synthetase/ligase, whose product MREYSVPARFSVGEQDNIAAMVFEHERDDPNFVIYQRQVEGEWTDVTCAEAANQIRSAALGLIALGVQAGDRVSIFCATCYEWAILDLAILSVGAVTVPIYETSSAEQVRWVLQDSEAVLAFAETDEHAAMVTELTAELPALRRVLHIDGSGPKALDQLVEAGAAVEPAELTARLDKLRAEDPATLIYTSGTTGRPKGCQLTHSNLLYETRGAKESLPTLLDEGQRLLVFLPLAHVLARSLTLSAFANKVTVGFTSDIKNLVPLFAVFKPTVVVSVPRVFEKVYNTAEQNASNDGKGRIFAAAVQTAVDWSEAQDRGRRGLALRAKHALFDRLVYNKLRAALGGDCHAAVSGGAPLGSRLGHFYRGVGLTIHEGYGLTETSSAITVNQVGNVKIGTVGTLVPGNSMRIAEDGELLVRGGVVFSGYWRNEQATEDAFTEGWFRTGDLGVLDEDGFLKITGRKKEIIVTAGGKNVAPAVLEDRLRAHPLISQAMVVGDNKPFIGALITIDPEAFDGWKQRNQKGAGASVSDLTTDPDLVAEVDAAIKDANQAVSHAESIRKFRILPVDFTEDTGELTPTMKVKRNVVAEKFASDIEAIYQKD is encoded by the coding sequence GTGCGTGAGTACAGCGTTCCCGCCCGCTTTTCCGTCGGCGAACAGGACAACATCGCCGCGATGGTCTTCGAACACGAGCGCGACGACCCCAACTTCGTCATCTACCAGCGTCAAGTCGAGGGTGAGTGGACCGACGTCACCTGCGCCGAGGCGGCGAATCAGATCCGCTCCGCCGCATTGGGTTTGATCGCGCTGGGGGTGCAGGCCGGCGACCGGGTATCGATCTTCTGTGCCACCTGCTACGAGTGGGCGATCCTCGACCTGGCGATCCTGTCGGTGGGCGCGGTCACCGTGCCGATCTATGAGACGTCGTCGGCCGAGCAGGTGCGCTGGGTGCTGCAGGACTCCGAGGCGGTGCTGGCGTTCGCCGAGACCGACGAGCACGCGGCGATGGTCACCGAGCTGACCGCCGAACTGCCCGCGCTGCGCCGGGTGCTGCACATCGACGGTTCGGGCCCCAAGGCTCTCGACCAGCTGGTCGAGGCCGGCGCAGCGGTGGAACCGGCCGAGCTGACGGCCCGCCTCGACAAGCTGCGGGCCGAGGATCCGGCGACGCTCATCTACACGTCGGGCACGACCGGGCGGCCGAAGGGCTGCCAGCTGACGCATTCGAACCTGCTGTACGAGACCCGCGGCGCCAAGGAGAGCCTGCCGACGCTGCTCGACGAGGGGCAGCGGCTGCTGGTGTTCTTGCCGCTGGCGCACGTGCTGGCGCGCTCGCTGACGTTGTCCGCGTTCGCCAACAAGGTCACCGTCGGGTTCACCAGCGACATCAAGAACCTGGTGCCGTTGTTCGCGGTGTTCAAGCCGACCGTGGTGGTGTCGGTCCCGCGGGTGTTCGAGAAGGTTTACAACACCGCCGAGCAGAACGCCTCCAACGACGGCAAGGGACGGATCTTCGCGGCGGCCGTACAGACCGCCGTCGACTGGAGCGAGGCGCAGGACCGTGGCCGCCGCGGGCTGGCGCTGCGCGCCAAGCACGCCCTGTTCGACCGGCTGGTCTACAACAAACTGCGCGCCGCGCTGGGCGGCGACTGCCACGCGGCCGTCTCCGGCGGCGCGCCGCTGGGCTCGCGGCTGGGCCACTTCTACCGGGGCGTCGGCCTGACCATCCACGAGGGCTACGGCCTGACCGAGACCAGCTCGGCGATCACCGTCAATCAGGTCGGCAACGTCAAGATCGGCACCGTGGGCACGCTGGTGCCGGGCAACAGCATGCGCATCGCCGAGGACGGCGAGCTGCTGGTGCGCGGCGGCGTGGTGTTCAGCGGCTACTGGCGCAACGAACAGGCCACCGAGGACGCCTTCACCGAAGGCTGGTTCAGGACCGGCGACCTGGGCGTGCTCGACGAAGACGGCTTCTTGAAGATCACCGGCCGCAAGAAGGAAATCATCGTGACCGCGGGCGGCAAGAACGTCGCGCCGGCCGTCCTGGAAGATCGGCTGCGGGCCCACCCGCTGATCAGCCAGGCGATGGTCGTCGGGGACAACAAGCCGTTCATCGGCGCGTTGATCACCATCGATCCCGAGGCGTTCGACGGCTGGAAGCAGCGCAACCAGAAGGGCGCCGGCGCGTCGGTGAGCGATCTGACCACCGATCCCGACCTGGTCGCCGAGGTGGACGCGGCCATCAAAGACGCCAATCAGGCTGTGTCGCACGCCGAGTCGATCCGCAAGTTCCGCATCCTGCCGGTCGATTTCACCGAGGACACCGGGGAACTGACGCCGACGATGAAGGTCAAGCGCAACGTGGTGGCCGAGAAGTTCGCCTCCGACATCGAGGCCATCTACCAGAAGGACTAG